Proteins from a genomic interval of Helicobacter pylori Shi112:
- a CDS encoding polyprenyl synthetase family protein, with amino-acid sequence MQEKQLKAIQNKIASWIKEIESAFIDELFSKIGPSKMLRSKLMLALLNGKTDAILLDKAFNLCAIVEMIQTASLLHDDVIDKATMRRKLPSINALFGNFNAVMLGDVFYSKAFFELSKMGESIAQTLSNAVLRLSRGEIEDVFVGECFNSDKQKYWRILEDKTAHFIEASLKSMAILLNKDAKIYADFGLNFGMAFQIIDDLLDITQDAKTLGKPNFSDFKEGKTTLPYLLLYEKLNPHEQGLLISYFKQDSHEIIEWTKEKFKQYGIIEETLKTAQVYSKKALEAIKKENNLILEKLAQDVIYRTF; translated from the coding sequence ATGCAAGAAAAACAACTCAAAGCCATTCAAAACAAGATCGCTTCTTGGATCAAAGAAATAGAAAGCGCCTTTATAGATGAATTGTTTTCTAAGATTGGCCCTTCAAAAATGCTGCGCTCCAAACTCATGCTCGCTTTATTAAATGGAAAAACAGACGCTATTTTATTGGATAAAGCATTCAATTTGTGCGCGATTGTAGAAATGATACAGACCGCTTCTTTATTGCATGATGATGTGATTGACAAGGCGACCATGCGCCGAAAGCTCCCCAGCATTAACGCTCTTTTTGGTAATTTTAACGCCGTGATGCTTGGAGATGTGTTTTATTCTAAAGCCTTTTTTGAACTCTCTAAAATGGGTGAATCCATCGCTCAAACTCTCTCTAATGCGGTTTTAAGGCTCTCTAGGGGCGAGATTGAAGATGTGTTTGTGGGGGAATGTTTCAATAGCGACAAACAAAAATACTGGCGTATTTTAGAAGACAAGACCGCTCATTTCATAGAAGCGAGTCTAAAGAGCATGGCGATTCTTTTAAATAAAGACGCAAAAATATATGCGGATTTTGGATTAAATTTTGGCATGGCGTTTCAAATCATTGATGATTTATTAGACATCACTCAAGACGCCAAAACTTTAGGTAAGCCCAATTTTAGCGATTTTAAAGAGGGCAAGACCACTTTACCCTACTTGCTTTTATATGAAAAATTAAATCCGCATGAACAAGGGCTTTTAATTTCTTATTTTAAACAAGATAGTCATGAAATCATAGAATGGACTAAGGAAAAATTCAAGCAATATGGTATCATAGAAGAAACCCTTAAAACCGCTCAAGTTTATTCTAAAAAGGCCCTTGAAGCCATTAAAAAGGAAAACAATTTGATTTTAGAAAAACTAGCGCAAGATGTCATTTATAGGACTTTTTAA
- a CDS encoding DUF2018 family protein — MRDYSELEIFEGNPLDKWNDIIFHASRKLSKKELERLLELLALLETFIEKEDLEEKFESFAKALRIDEELQQKIESKKTDIVIQSMANILSGNE, encoded by the coding sequence ATGAGAGATTACAGCGAACTTGAAATTTTTGAGGGAAACCCCTTAGACAAGTGGAATGACATTATTTTTCATGCGAGTAGAAAGCTTTCTAAAAAAGAGCTAGAAAGGCTTTTAGAGCTTCTGGCTCTCTTGGAAACTTTTATAGAAAAAGAAGACTTAGAAGAAAAGTTTGAATCTTTCGCTAAAGCTTTAAGAATTGATGAAGAGTTGCAACAAAAAATAGAGAGCAAAAAAACAGACATTGTGATCCAATCCATGGCGAATATTCTTAGCGGGAATGAATGA
- the dps gene encoding DNA starvation/stationary phase protection protein, which produces MKTFEILKHLQADAIVLFMKVHNFHWNVKGTDFFNVHKATEEIYEEFADMFDDLAERIVQLGHHPLVTLSEAIKLTRVKEETKTSFHSKDIFKEILEDYKHLEKEFKELSNTAEKEGDKVTVTYADDQLAKLQKSIWMLQAHLA; this is translated from the coding sequence ATGAAAACATTTGAAATTTTAAAACATTTGCAAGCGGATGCGATCGTGTTGTTTATGAAAGTGCATAACTTCCATTGGAATGTGAAAGGCACCGATTTTTTTAATGTGCATAAAGCCACCGAAGAAATTTATGAAGAGTTTGCGGACATGTTTGATGATCTCGCTGAAAGGATTGTTCAATTAGGACACCACCCCCTAGTCACTTTATCCGAAGCGATCAAACTCACTCGTGTTAAAGAAGAAACTAAAACAAGCTTCCACTCTAAAGACATCTTTAAAGAAATTCTAGAGGACTACAAACACCTAGAAAAAGAATTTAAAGAGCTCTCTAACACCGCTGAAAAAGAAGGCGATAAAGTCACCGTAACTTATGCGGACGATCAATTGGCCAAGTTGCAAAAATCCATTTGGATGCTGCAAGCCCATTTGGCTTAA
- the proS gene encoding proline--tRNA ligase: protein MLFSKLFAPTLKEPPKDAVLKSHKHLAQAGYIYQVGSGIYNFLPLAKKVLDKIENITHKRMQEHGAQNILMSFVVLASLWEKSGRLDKYGKELLVFKDRKDNDFVLSPTLEENITEIAANFIKSYKQLPVHLYQIHTKFRDEIRPRFGLVRAREFIMKDGYSFHEDAESLDKEFLNTQSAYKEILSDLGLDFRIVEADSGAIGGSKSREFVVLTECGEDTIVVCKNCDYAANIEIAKRSKRPEPLNVPKAQLAKFPTPNTTSAQSVAEFFKTEPYFVLKALVRKVIHKDKETLACFFVRGDDNLEEVKALNALNLLGANALELREASKEDLNNAGLIAGFIGPYGLKKHVSYIIFDEDLKEGDCLIVGANEKDFHAVGVDLKGFENLVYADIVQVKESDHCPDCQGELKYHKSLEVGHIFKLGQGYAKSLKASFLDKNGKERFFEMGCYGIGISRLLSAILEQKSDDLGCVWTKNTAPFDVVIVVSNWKDEAQKKLAFEVYERLRQKGVDALLDDRDARFGAKMRDFELIGERLALIVGKQTLESKEFECIKRANLEKRTLKDTELEEKILEMLKSE, encoded by the coding sequence ATGCTATTTTCAAAACTCTTTGCCCCCACTCTTAAAGAACCCCCTAAAGATGCCGTGTTAAAAAGCCATAAACACTTAGCTCAAGCAGGATACATTTATCAAGTAGGCAGCGGGATTTATAATTTTTTGCCTTTAGCTAAAAAAGTGCTAGACAAGATAGAAAACATCACGCACAAACGCATGCAAGAGCATGGGGCGCAAAATATTTTAATGAGTTTTGTCGTTTTAGCGAGTTTGTGGGAAAAATCAGGCCGTTTGGATAAATACGGCAAGGAATTATTGGTTTTTAAAGACCGAAAAGACAATGATTTTGTTTTAAGCCCCACTTTAGAAGAAAATATCACCGAAATTGCTGCTAATTTCATTAAAAGCTACAAGCAATTACCCGTCCATCTCTATCAAATCCACACGAAATTCCGTGATGAAATCCGCCCACGATTCGGGTTAGTGAGAGCGAGGGAATTTATCATGAAAGATGGTTATAGCTTTCATGAAGACGCTGAGAGCTTGGATAAGGAATTTTTAAACACGCAAAGCGCTTATAAAGAGATTTTAAGCGATTTGGGTTTGGATTTTCGCATTGTGGAAGCGGATAGCGGGGCGATTGGAGGGAGTAAGAGCAGGGAATTTGTCGTTTTAACCGAATGCGGGGAAGACACGATCGTGGTGTGTAAAAATTGCGATTATGCCGCCAACATTGAAATCGCTAAACGCTCTAAAAGGCCTGAGCCTTTAAATGTCCCAAAAGCGCAATTAGCGAAATTCCCTACCCCTAATACCACCAGCGCGCAAAGCGTGGCGGAGTTTTTTAAAACAGAGCCTTATTTTGTTTTAAAAGCGCTTGTTAGAAAAGTGATCCATAAAGATAAAGAAACCCTAGCGTGCTTTTTTGTCAGGGGCGATGACAATTTAGAGGAAGTTAAAGCCCTAAACGCCTTGAATCTTTTAGGAGCGAACGCTTTAGAGTTAAGAGAGGCCAGTAAAGAAGATTTAAACAACGCAGGGTTAATAGCGGGTTTTATAGGGCCTTATGGCTTGAAAAAGCATGTTTCTTACATTATCTTTGATGAAGATTTAAAAGAGGGCGATTGTTTGATCGTTGGGGCTAATGAAAAGGATTTTCATGCGGTGGGCGTGGATTTAAAAGGGTTTGAAAATCTTGTTTATGCGGATATTGTCCAGGTTAAAGAGAGCGATCATTGCCCTGATTGTCAAGGAGAATTGAAATACCATAAGAGTTTGGAAGTGGGGCATATTTTCAAACTCGGGCAAGGCTATGCTAAAAGCTTGAAGGCTAGTTTCTTGGATAAAAATGGTAAGGAGCGATTTTTTGAAATGGGGTGCTATGGGATAGGCATTAGCCGATTGCTCAGCGCGATTTTAGAGCAAAAAAGCGATGATCTAGGCTGTGTATGGACGAAAAATACCGCTCCTTTTGATGTGGTGATCGTGGTTTCTAATTGGAAAGATGAAGCGCAAAAAAAACTCGCTTTTGAAGTGTATGAAAGGCTGCGTCAAAAGGGCGTTGATGCGCTGTTAGACGATAGAGACGCGCGTTTTGGGGCGAAGATGAGGGATTTTGAATTGATTGGGGAACGACTAGCGCTCATTGTTGGGAAGCAAACTTTAGAGAGTAAAGAATTTGAATGCATCAAACGCGCTAATTTAGAAAAACGAACGCTTAAAGACACAGAATTAGAAGAAAAAATTTTAGAAATGTTAAAAAGCGAATAA
- a CDS encoding membrane protein, with protein MVAMMRYFHIYATTFFFPLALLFAISGLSLLFGVRQDTGAKIKEWVLEKSLKKEERLDFLKDFLKENHIAMPKKIEPREYRGALVIGTPLYEINLETKGAQIKIKTIERGFLGALIMLHKAKVGVVFKTLLGIFCVFLLLFYLSAFLMVAFKDTKRMFISVLIGFVVFFGAIYWSL; from the coding sequence ATGGTTGCAATGATGCGTTATTTTCACATTTATGCGACCACTTTTTTCTTCCCTTTGGCGCTTCTTTTTGCGATTAGTGGGCTTTCATTGCTCTTTGGGGTGCGCCAAGACACTGGCGCTAAGATCAAAGAGTGGGTTTTAGAAAAATCCTTAAAAAAAGAGGAACGATTGGATTTTTTAAAAGACTTTCTAAAAGAAAACCATATCGCTATGCCTAAAAAGATAGAGCCTAGAGAGTATAGGGGAGCGCTGGTTATTGGCACGCCTTTGTATGAAATCAACCTTGAAACTAAAGGCGCTCAAATAAAAATCAAAACCATTGAAAGGGGCTTTTTAGGCGCGCTCATCATGCTGCATAAGGCTAAGGTGGGCGTTGTGTTTAAGACGCTTTTGGGGATTTTTTGCGTGTTTTTATTGTTGTTTTATTTGAGCGCGTTTTTAATGGTGGCTTTTAAGGACACTAAACGCATGTTTATAAGCGTTTTAATAGGGTTCGTGGTGTTCTTTGGAGCGATCTATTGGTCTTTATAG
- a CDS encoding DsbA family protein, giving the protein MILRASVLSALLLVGLGAAPKHSVSANDKRMQDNLVSVIEKQTNKKVRILEIKPLKSSQDLKMVVIEDPDTKYNIPLIVSKDGNLVIGLGGIFFSNNAGDVKLLTETNQKILALNTNQQNSAKLNAIFDEVPADYAIELPSTNAENKDKILYIVSDPMCPHCQKELTKLRDHLKENTVRMVVVGWLGVNSAKKAALIQEEMAKARARGASVEDKISILEKIYSTQYDINDQKEPEDLRTKVENTTKKIFESGMIKGVPFLYHYKA; this is encoded by the coding sequence GTTTCAGCTAATGACAAACGGATGCAGGATAATTTAGTGAGCGTGATTGAAAAACAAACCAATAAAAAGGTGCGTATTTTAGAAATCAAACCTTTAAAATCCAGCCAGGATTTAAAAATGGTCGTTATTGAAGATCCGGACACTAAATACAATATTCCGCTTATAGTGAGTAAGGATGGTAATTTAGTCATAGGGCTTGGCGGTATCTTTTTTAGCAATAATGCCGGGGATGTGAAGTTGCTTACAGAAACCAATCAAAAAATCCTAGCCCTTAACACCAACCAGCAAAATAGCGCGAAATTGAACGCTATTTTTGATGAAGTGCCAGCTGATTATGCGATAGAGTTGCCCTCTACTAACGCTGAAAATAAGGATAAAATCCTTTATATTGTTTCTGATCCCATGTGCCCGCATTGCCAAAAAGAGCTCACTAAACTCAGAGATCACTTGAAAGAAAACACCGTGAGAATGGTTGTAGTGGGGTGGCTTGGAGTCAATTCGGCTAAAAAAGCGGCTTTGATCCAAGAAGAAATGGCGAAAGCTAGGGCTAGGGGAGCGAGCGTGGAAGATAAAATCTCTATCCTTGAAAAGATTTATTCCACCCAATACGATATTAACGATCAAAAAGAGCCTGAAGATTTACGCACTAAAGTGGAAAATACCACTAAAAAGATTTTTGAATCTGGCATGATTAAAGGTGTGCCTTTCTTATACCATTATAAGGCATGA
- a CDS encoding glutathionylspermidine synthase family protein codes for MQVIPLKPLDNKTLEEIGLDWHTNDDMSSYIADEMVVVSQKEADAYYDACNELYDMFVETAEEAIQNDRFFELDIPNALIPMIKQSFEEEVHWHIYGRFDLAGGLDGKPIKLLEFNADTPTMLYETAVIQWALLKANGYDENKQFNNLYEALGENFKRMVTLGEDTSRFEEMYEGWKILFSSVRGNIEEERTMRFLQDAAQSVGFETDFSYIDEVEFNAEEGVFKNGLNYEFLFKLIPWENIAIDEPELALLMQGMMENKNTIFLNPAYTILFQSKRFLKLLWDRYPNHPLLLETSYEPLSNKKQIKKVAFGREGANSEIFEASMQSLLKTDGVYSNHKPVYQEFYELNSHNGLYYQPNVFFAYESCALGFRKGGLILDNFSKFVSHMLQ; via the coding sequence ATGCAAGTGATTCCTTTAAAACCTTTAGACAATAAGACCTTAGAAGAAATCGGCTTAGATTGGCACACTAATGACGACATGTCATCTTATATCGCTGATGAAATGGTGGTTGTTTCTCAAAAAGAAGCGGACGCTTATTATGATGCTTGTAATGAGCTTTATGACATGTTTGTAGAGACGGCTGAAGAGGCCATTCAAAACGATCGCTTTTTTGAATTGGATATTCCTAACGCGCTCATTCCTATGATCAAACAGAGTTTTGAAGAAGAAGTGCATTGGCACATTTACGGGCGTTTTGATTTAGCCGGGGGGCTTGATGGCAAGCCTATTAAATTATTGGAATTTAACGCTGATACCCCCACCATGCTCTATGAAACGGCGGTAATTCAATGGGCGTTACTCAAAGCGAATGGCTATGATGAAAACAAGCAATTCAATAACCTTTATGAAGCGCTTGGCGAGAATTTTAAACGCATGGTAACTTTAGGCGAAGACACGAGTCGTTTTGAGGAAATGTATGAGGGGTGGAAAATCCTTTTTTCAAGCGTTAGGGGGAATATTGAAGAAGAGCGCACCATGCGTTTTTTGCAAGACGCTGCTCAGAGCGTGGGGTTTGAAACGGATTTTTCTTACATTGATGAGGTGGAATTTAATGCAGAAGAGGGCGTGTTTAAAAACGGCTTGAATTATGAGTTTTTATTCAAACTAATCCCTTGGGAAAACATCGCTATTGATGAGCCAGAATTAGCCCTTTTGATGCAAGGCATGATGGAAAATAAAAACACGATTTTTTTAAACCCCGCTTACACGATCCTTTTCCAATCCAAGCGTTTTTTAAAACTTTTATGGGACAGATACCCCAACCACCCCCTATTGTTAGAAACGAGCTATGAGCCATTATCCAATAAAAAGCAAATCAAAAAAGTGGCTTTTGGTAGGGAAGGGGCGAATAGTGAAATCTTTGAAGCTTCCATGCAATCGCTTTTGAAAACGGACGGCGTTTATTCTAACCACAAGCCCGTTTATCAAGAGTTTTACGAGCTCAATTCGCATAACGGGTTGTATTATCAGCCTAATGTGTTTTTTGCGTATGAATCTTGCGCGCTAGGGTTTAGAAAAGGGGGGTTGATCTTGGATAATTTTTCTAAATTCGTGAGCCACATGTTGCAATAA
- the hemC gene encoding hydroxymethylbilane synthase — protein sequence MGNLVIGSRGSELALWQANHIKERLKKECSIESEIQIVKTKGDKILDTPLNKIGGKGLFTKELEELLLKGEIDLAVHSLKDVPVVFEKGLDLACITKRADVRDTFLSVKFPDLMSLPKGAKVGTTSLRRSMQLKLKRQDLDTESLRGNVQTRLKKLECGEFDAIILAEAGLCRLEIQGAKYRKAFSVEEMIPSMGQGALGVEMLKSHKHFATLQKLNDEESAFCCHLEREFIKGLNGGCQIPIGVHASLMGDRVKIRAVLGLPNGKEVIAKEKQGDKTKALDLVQELLEAFLQSGAKEILEKAQLF from the coding sequence GTGGGAAATTTAGTGATTGGCTCTAGGGGGAGCGAATTAGCCTTATGGCAAGCGAATCACATTAAAGAACGCCTGAAAAAAGAATGCTCTATAGAAAGCGAGATTCAAATCGTTAAGACTAAGGGCGATAAGATCTTAGACACCCCTTTAAATAAGATTGGCGGTAAGGGGCTATTCACTAAGGAATTAGAAGAATTGCTTTTAAAAGGCGAAATTGATTTGGCGGTGCATTCTTTAAAAGATGTGCCGGTCGTGTTTGAAAAGGGGTTAGACTTGGCATGCATCACTAAAAGGGCTGATGTGAGGGACACTTTTTTAAGCGTGAAATTCCCTGATTTGATGAGCTTGCCTAAAGGGGCAAAGGTTGGCACGACTTCCTTAAGGCGCTCCATGCAACTCAAACTGAAGCGCCAGGATTTGGACACAGAAAGCTTGAGAGGGAATGTCCAAACCCGTTTGAAAAAGCTTGAATGCGGAGAATTTGACGCTATCATTTTAGCTGAAGCCGGGTTGTGCCGCCTAGAAATTCAAGGAGCGAAATACCGCAAGGCTTTTAGCGTGGAAGAAATGATTCCCAGCATGGGTCAAGGGGCTTTAGGGGTAGAAATGCTCAAAAGCCACAAGCATTTTGCCACGCTTCAAAAACTCAATGATGAAGAAAGCGCGTTTTGCTGCCATTTGGAAAGGGAGTTTATCAAGGGGCTTAATGGAGGGTGTCAGATCCCTATTGGCGTGCATGCGAGTTTAATGGGTGATAGGGTTAAAATCCGGGCGGTTTTAGGCTTGCCTAACGGGAAAGAAGTCATCGCTAAAGAAAAGCAAGGGGATAAAACTAAAGCGCTTGATCTGGTTCAAGAGCTTTTAGAAGCGTTTTTGCAAAGCGGGGCTAAAGAGATTTTAGAAAAGGCGCAGTTGTTTTAA
- a CDS encoding UPF0323 family lipoprotein, with product MKKPYRKISDYAIVGGLSALVMVSIVGCKSNADDKPKEQSSLSQSVQKGAFVILEEQKDKSYKVVEEYPSSRTHIIVRDLQGNERVLSNEEIQKLIKEEEAKIDNGTSKLIQPNNGGGGSNESSGFGLGSAILGSAAGAILGSYIGNKLFNNPNYQQNAQRTYKSPQAYQRSQNSFSKSVPSASSMGGASKGQSGFFGSSRPTSSPAVSSGTRGFNS from the coding sequence ATGAAAAAACCCTACAGAAAGATTTCCGATTATGCGATCGTGGGTGGTTTGAGCGCGTTAGTGATGGTGAGCATTGTGGGGTGTAAGAGCAATGCCGATGACAAACCAAAAGAGCAAAGCTCTCTGAGTCAAAGCGTTCAAAAAGGCGCGTTTGTGATTTTAGAAGAGCAAAAGGATAAATCTTACAAGGTTGTTGAAGAATACCCAAGCTCAAGAACCCACATTATAGTGCGCGATTTGCAAGGCAATGAACGCGTGTTAAGCAATGAAGAGATTCAAAAGCTCATCAAAGAAGAAGAAGCCAAAATTGATAACGGCACGAGCAAGCTTATCCAGCCTAATAATGGAGGTGGAGGGAGTAATGAAAGCTCAGGCTTTGGCTTGGGGAGCGCGATTTTAGGGAGTGCGGCGGGGGCGATTTTAGGGAGCTATATTGGCAATAAGCTTTTCAATAATCCTAATTATCAGCAAAACGCCCAACGGACCTACAAATCCCCACAAGCTTACCAACGCTCTCAAAATTCCTTTTCTAAAAGCGTGCCCAGCGCTTCAAGCATGGGCGGAGCGAGTAAGGGACAGAGCGGGTTTTTTGGCTCTAGTAGGCCTACTAGTTCGCCTGCGGTAAGCTCTGGGACAAGGGGCTTTAACTCATAA
- a CDS encoding c-type cytochrome, whose product MRLFIALVLFLWLSLNAKEADFISDLEYGMALYKNPRGVACAKCHGIKGEKQEITFYYEKGEKKILYAPKINHLDFKTFKDALSLGKGMMPKYNLNLEEIQAIYLYITSLAHKEERKEPFKP is encoded by the coding sequence ATGCGTTTGTTTATCGCGCTGGTTTTGTTCTTGTGGTTAAGCTTGAATGCTAAAGAAGCGGATTTCATTTCTGATTTGGAATACGGGATGGCTCTTTATAAAAACCCTAGGGGCGTTGCGTGCGCGAAATGCCATGGCATTAAAGGTGAAAAACAAGAAATCACTTTTTATTATGAAAAAGGCGAAAAAAAAATCCTCTACGCCCCTAAAATCAACCATTTAGATTTTAAAACCTTTAAAGACGCTCTAAGTTTAGGCAAAGGCATGATGCCTAAATACAATCTCAATTTAGAAGAAATCCAAGCGATTTACCTTTACATCACCTCTTTAGCGCATAAAGAAGAGCGTAAGGAACCTTTCAAGCCTTAA
- the hemA gene encoding glutamyl-tRNA reductase, with product MELETHLSKYFTLAFTHKSMGLEMREKLAINSSATLKEFLQTIKNHCPNIKECMVLSTCNRFEIYASLKHGAHANEQKSALLKILAQNKKMSVSDLEKCVLMSVDESAVHHVFSVCSSLDSLVVGETQITGQMKNAYKFAFEEKFCSKDLTRLLHFAFKCAAKVRNLTGISKQGVSISSVAVKEALNIFEKERIKDKKALVIGLGEMAQLVIKHLLNKQFEALILGRNEAKFEDFIKELEEPKKVSFQNIENLNAYINEYQLLFCATSSPHFIVQNDMLKETIFRRFWFDLAVPRNIEKPVLDNIFLYSVDDLEPMVRENVENRQESRTKAYEIVGLATMEFYQWIQSLEVEPLIKDLRELARISAQKELQKALKKRYVPKEYESNIEKILHNAFNTFLHHPTIALKKNAQKEESDVLVGAIKNLFNLDKSSANHAQNLNLYKCEYYEE from the coding sequence ATGGAGTTAGAAACTCATTTGTCAAAATATTTCACCCTAGCCTTTACGCATAAAAGCATGGGCTTAGAAATGCGAGAAAAACTCGCTATCAATTCGAGCGCAACGCTTAAAGAATTTTTACAAACCATTAAAAACCATTGCCCTAACATCAAAGAGTGCATGGTGTTATCCACATGCAATCGCTTTGAAATCTATGCGAGCCTAAAGCATGGCGCTCATGCTAATGAACAAAAAAGCGCGTTATTAAAAATTTTGGCTCAAAATAAAAAAATGAGCGTGTCTGATTTAGAAAAATGCGTTTTAATGAGCGTTGATGAAAGCGCAGTCCATCATGTCTTTAGCGTGTGCAGCAGTTTGGATAGCCTAGTAGTGGGGGAAACTCAAATCACAGGGCAGATGAAAAACGCCTATAAATTCGCTTTTGAAGAGAAATTTTGCTCCAAAGATTTAACCCGATTGCTCCATTTTGCTTTCAAATGCGCCGCTAAAGTGCGCAATTTAACCGGCATTTCCAAACAAGGAGTCTCCATCTCTTCAGTGGCGGTCAAAGAAGCGCTTAATATTTTTGAAAAAGAAAGGATTAAGGATAAAAAAGCCCTTGTGATAGGGCTTGGCGAGATGGCTCAATTAGTCATCAAGCACCTTTTAAACAAGCAATTTGAAGCGCTTATCTTGGGGCGTAATGAGGCTAAATTTGAAGATTTCATCAAAGAATTAGAAGAGCCTAAAAAAGTGAGCTTTCAAAATATAGAAAATTTAAACGCTTATATCAATGAATACCAACTGCTTTTTTGCGCCACTTCTTCGCCGCATTTTATCGTGCAAAATGACATGTTAAAAGAAACGATTTTCAGGCGTTTTTGGTTTGATTTAGCCGTGCCACGGAATATTGAAAAGCCGGTATTGGATAATATTTTCTTATACAGCGTGGATGATTTAGAGCCTATGGTTAGAGAAAATGTGGAAAACCGGCAAGAGAGCAGAACGAAAGCTTATGAGATTGTAGGGCTTGCCACTATGGAGTTTTACCAATGGATCCAAAGCTTAGAAGTAGAGCCTTTGATTAAGGATTTAAGGGAGTTAGCTAGGATTTCAGCCCAGAAGGAATTGCAAAAAGCGCTTAAAAAACGCTATGTGCCTAAAGAATACGAAAGCAATATTGAAAAAATCTTGCACAACGCTTTCAATACTTTTTTACACCACCCTACCATCGCCTTAAAAAAGAACGCTCAAAAAGAAGAATCCGATGTGCTTGTGGGCGCGATTAAAAACTTGTTTAATTTAGACAAATCTAGCGCCAATCATGCCCAGAATTTAAATCTCTATAAATGCGAATATTACGAGGAATAA
- the hcpE gene encoding Sel1-like repeat protein HcpE: protein MSVKILKMLVCGLFFWSLQAHLWGKKDNSFLGVAERAYKSGNYSKATSYFKKACNDGVSEGCTQLGIIYENGQGTKIDYKKALEYYQSACQGDDREGCFGLGGLYDEGLGTTQNYQEAIDAYAKACVLKHPESCYNLGIIYDRKIKGNAAQAVTYYQKSCNFDMAKGCYVLGVAYEKGFLEVKQSNHKAVIYYLKACRLDDGQACRALGSLFENGDAGLDEDFEVAFDYLQKACTLNNSGGCASLGSMYMLGRYVKKDPQKAFNFFKQACDMGNAVSCSRMGFMYSQGDAVPKDLRKALDNYERGCDMGDEVGCFALAGMYYNMKDKENAIMIYDKGCKLGMKQACENLTKLRGY from the coding sequence ATGAGTGTCAAAATTTTAAAAATGTTAGTTTGTGGGTTATTTTTTTGGAGCTTGCAAGCCCATTTATGGGGGAAAAAAGACAATAGCTTTTTAGGGGTTGCTGAAAGGGCCTATAAAAGCGGGAATTATTCTAAAGCTACATCTTATTTTAAAAAAGCATGCAACGATGGGGTGAGTGAAGGTTGCACGCAATTAGGAATCATTTATGAAAACGGGCAAGGCACTAAAATAGATTATAAAAAAGCCCTAGAATATTACCAAAGCGCATGCCAGGGTGATGATAGGGAAGGGTGTTTTGGTTTAGGGGGGCTTTATGATGAGGGGTTAGGCACGACTCAAAATTATCAAGAGGCCATTGACGCTTATGCTAAGGCGTGCGTTTTAAAACACCCTGAGAGTTGCTACAATTTAGGCATTATTTATGACCGAAAAATCAAAGGCAATGCCGCTCAAGCGGTTACCTACTATCAAAAAAGCTGCAATTTTGATATGGCTAAGGGGTGTTATGTTTTGGGCGTGGCTTATGAAAAAGGCTTTTTAGAAGTCAAACAAAGCAACCATAAAGCCGTGATTTATTATTTGAAAGCGTGCCGATTGGATGATGGACAGGCTTGTCGCGCGTTAGGGAGTTTGTTTGAAAATGGCGATGCAGGGCTTGATGAAGATTTTGAAGTGGCGTTTGATTATTTGCAAAAAGCTTGCACATTAAACAATTCTGGTGGTTGCGCGAGTTTAGGCTCTATGTATATGTTAGGCAGGTATGTCAAAAAAGATCCCCAAAAGGCTTTTAATTTTTTCAAACAAGCATGCGATATGGGGAACGCGGTGAGTTGCTCTAGGATGGGCTTTATGTATTCCCAAGGGGACGCTGTTCCAAAAGACTTGAGGAAAGCCCTTGATAATTATGAAAGGGGTTGCGATATGGGCGATGAAGTGGGTTGCTTCGCTCTAGCGGGCATGTATTACAACATGAAAGATAAAGAAAACGCCATAATGATTTATGACAAGGGCTGTAAGCTAGGCATGAAACAAGCATGCGAAAACCTCACTAAACTTAGGGGGTATTGA